Proteins co-encoded in one Flavobacterium fluviale genomic window:
- a CDS encoding sugar 3,4-ketoisomerase, whose product MTSISDIQLIEIPKIQDRRGNLSVVEGDTIPFVSKRVYYLYDVPSGSKRGGHAHKEQQEFLIPLSGSFDVILKDGKNKQIITLNKPNVGLLIVSGIWRELQNFSSGSVCLVLSSAEFNEEDYIREYKKFKLFKNR is encoded by the coding sequence ATGACAAGTATTTCAGATATTCAGTTAATCGAAATTCCTAAAATTCAGGATAGGAGGGGTAATCTATCTGTTGTTGAAGGAGATACAATTCCGTTTGTTTCTAAAAGGGTTTATTATTTATATGATGTGCCGAGCGGAAGCAAAAGAGGCGGTCATGCCCATAAGGAGCAGCAAGAATTTTTAATTCCGTTAAGCGGCAGTTTTGATGTGATTTTAAAAGACGGAAAAAATAAACAAATTATTACGCTTAACAAGCCGAATGTTGGATTGCTTATTGTGTCTGGAATTTGGAGAGAACTTCAGAATTTTTCTTCCGGAAGTGTTTGCCTGGTTCTTTCTTCAGCAGAATTTAATGAGGAAGATTACATTCGGGAATACAAAAAATTCAAGTTATTTAAAAACAGATGA
- a CDS encoding cell division ATP-binding protein FtsE, which translates to MSQTVLSLKEVTIYQEGRKIISHINLDVNHGEFIYIIGKTGSGKSSFLKTLYADLPLVEGEGHIVEFDLATIKENDIPFLRRKIGIVFQDFKLLPDRSIKDNMLFVLRATGWHEKDAMLHKIDEVLDKVGMKDFVNKMPHQLSGGEQQRVAIARALLNDPEFILADEPTGNLDPQTSSEVLEVLKAINATGKTVIMATHDYALLMKFPSKTLKCEDERIFEVVQRSV; encoded by the coding sequence ATGTCACAAACCGTACTATCTCTTAAAGAAGTCACTATATATCAAGAAGGAAGAAAAATTATCTCTCATATTAATTTAGATGTTAATCACGGTGAATTTATCTACATCATCGGAAAAACAGGTTCTGGAAAAAGTAGTTTCTTAAAAACTTTATACGCTGATTTACCATTAGTTGAAGGAGAAGGACATATCGTTGAATTTGATTTGGCAACGATAAAAGAAAACGACATTCCGTTTTTGAGACGTAAAATCGGAATTGTTTTCCAAGACTTTAAATTACTTCCAGACCGTTCTATCAAAGACAATATGCTTTTTGTTTTAAGAGCAACCGGCTGGCACGAAAAAGATGCAATGCTGCACAAAATTGATGAAGTTTTGGATAAAGTCGGCATGAAAGATTTCGTGAACAAAATGCCGCATCAGCTTTCTGGAGGAGAACAACAACGTGTTGCAATTGCAAGAGCGCTTCTTAATGATCCAGAATTTATTCTTGCCGATGAACCAACAGGAAATCTTGATCCGCAGACGAGTTCTGAAGTTTTAGAAGTATTAAAAGCGATTAATGCAACTGGAAAAACCGTCATCATGGCAACACACGATTATGCATTATTGATGAAATTCCCTTCTAAAACACTAAAATGTGAAGATGAAAGAATCTTCGAAGTGGTGCAAAGAAGCGTGTAA
- a CDS encoding trimeric intracellular cation channel family protein, with amino-acid sequence MFHLLDIIGTMAFAMSGALTAMHKKLDPFGVFIIAFVTAVGGGTLRDVLIGRTPVGWMRDMQYVYVIILGFFLAIIFRKKFDKLRTSLFLFDTIGLGVFTLIGLEKGIMIGLHPGICIALGTMTACFGGVIRDILCNEIPNVFREEIYATICIFGGFVFFGLRTLNLNVDVLYLVTSLVIIVIRLLAVKYKWHLKAFDHK; translated from the coding sequence ATGTTTCATCTTTTAGATATTATTGGTACAATGGCGTTTGCTATGTCTGGCGCTTTAACGGCGATGCATAAAAAACTAGATCCGTTTGGAGTTTTTATAATTGCGTTTGTTACCGCAGTAGGAGGAGGAACGCTTCGTGACGTTCTTATTGGTCGAACTCCGGTGGGCTGGATGCGTGATATGCAGTACGTATACGTGATTATTTTAGGTTTCTTTCTAGCTATTATTTTTAGAAAAAAATTCGATAAACTTAGAACTTCTTTATTTCTATTTGATACAATTGGCTTGGGAGTTTTTACTTTAATCGGTCTCGAAAAAGGAATTATGATTGGACTGCATCCCGGAATTTGTATTGCTTTAGGAACAATGACAGCTTGTTTTGGCGGTGTAATTCGAGACATTTTGTGCAACGAAATTCCGAACGTTTTTAGAGAAGAAATATATGCTACAATCTGTATTTTCGGCGGATTCGTATTCTTTGGTTTAAGAACACTAAATTTAAATGTCGATGTTTTATATTTGGTTACTTCACTCGTAATTATTGTAATTAGACTGCTGGCTGTAAAATACAAATGGCATTTAAAAGCATTTGATCATAAATAA
- a CDS encoding FemAB family protein, with translation MTKYTVKKYNSSNFALWNDFVAEAKNATFLFHRDFMEYHSDRFEDFSLLVFEDEKLRAILPANKRENAVYSHQGLTYGGLVFLSKLKAEKAEVILDEILLFFKENKIETFYYKPIPDFYFSEGNAVIDFFLLKRGAVLERKEMNLAVNLTIPLKISKSKMKHFRRIENLVLDIVEEENFDPFWKKILEPRLLEKFDTKPVHSKEEITLLKTKFPLSIKQFSAYKDDEIIAGITIFETKNVIKSQYGATSKKGEEFRALDFLFINLLHKYKRKGKQFFDMGIVDEENDSGYNHGLLTQKQELGCSVYSQDFYKIEIK, from the coding sequence ATGACAAAATATACCGTAAAAAAATATAATTCGAGCAATTTTGCACTTTGGAACGATTTTGTCGCCGAGGCCAAAAATGCCACGTTTTTATTTCACCGCGATTTTATGGAATATCATAGTGACCGCTTTGAAGATTTTTCTCTTTTAGTTTTTGAAGATGAGAAACTACGTGCCATTCTTCCAGCTAATAAACGAGAAAATGCAGTGTATTCTCATCAAGGACTTACATACGGAGGATTGGTCTTTTTATCTAAACTGAAAGCAGAAAAAGCCGAAGTAATTTTAGATGAAATTTTACTTTTTTTCAAAGAAAATAAAATCGAAACCTTTTATTATAAACCGATTCCAGATTTTTATTTTTCTGAAGGAAATGCAGTAATAGATTTTTTTTTGCTGAAAAGAGGAGCCGTTTTAGAACGAAAAGAAATGAATCTGGCAGTTAATCTTACAATTCCTTTAAAAATTTCTAAAAGCAAAATGAAGCATTTTAGAAGAATTGAAAACCTTGTTTTAGATATCGTAGAAGAAGAGAATTTCGATCCATTTTGGAAAAAAATTTTAGAACCAAGATTATTAGAAAAATTTGATACAAAACCTGTTCATTCCAAAGAAGAAATCACACTTTTAAAAACGAAGTTTCCTCTAAGTATCAAACAGTTTTCTGCATATAAAGATGATGAAATCATTGCAGGAATTACGATTTTTGAAACCAAAAATGTCATTAAATCGCAGTATGGTGCTACTTCAAAAAAGGGAGAAGAATTTCGTGCCCTTGATTTTTTGTTTATTAATTTGCTTCACAAATACAAACGAAAAGGGAAACAGTTTTTTGATATGGGAATTGTGGATGAAGAAAATGACTCGGGCTATAATCATGGACTTTTAACGCAGAAACAAGAATTAGGCTGTTCCGTTTACAGCCAGGATTTTTATAAAATTGAAATAAAGTGA
- a CDS encoding glycosyltransferase: MNKKKVAIVSNSLGKGGAERFAALLTLMLEESGFEVHSIVVNDVVDYSYTGTLYNLEKESSGCFSFFKKIKKGILLRRYLTTNNIEIVIDGRTRNVLLRELITRLIYRNTKIYYVVHSYNFKNYFPSSVFWSRIIYKNTEALICVSKTIEEKVKQLYNLKNTITIYNPFFIADGEIRKEVSETQKVILFFGRFDEKVKNFTLMLEAFLQSEVFLKGFRLHLLGDGNDLEFIQQKIKDLDLSNYVSIFPFKQNPFDEVRKAKFTILTSYYEGFPLSIVESLALGTPVVAVDCNSGPREIIQNEINGLLVENNNVKALSEAIKRFADDSELYHFCKNNAAESVKHLSLRNIAKQWKNLLINQK; encoded by the coding sequence ATGAATAAAAAGAAAGTTGCAATTGTTTCAAATTCTTTAGGAAAAGGAGGAGCAGAACGTTTCGCAGCTTTACTGACTTTAATGTTAGAAGAATCTGGCTTTGAAGTGCATTCTATTGTTGTAAATGACGTTGTAGATTATTCGTACACAGGAACTTTATATAATTTAGAAAAAGAAAGTTCTGGATGTTTTTCTTTCTTCAAAAAAATTAAAAAAGGAATCTTATTAAGGCGTTATTTAACCACAAATAATATAGAAATTGTAATAGACGGCAGAACTAGAAATGTATTGTTGAGAGAATTAATTACGAGATTAATTTATCGAAATACCAAAATCTATTACGTTGTGCACAGTTATAATTTTAAGAATTATTTTCCTTCGTCGGTATTTTGGTCTAGAATAATTTATAAAAACACTGAAGCTTTGATTTGTGTATCGAAAACAATTGAAGAAAAAGTAAAGCAGCTTTATAATCTTAAAAATACCATTACAATATATAATCCTTTTTTTATTGCTGATGGCGAAATCAGAAAAGAAGTTTCTGAAACCCAAAAAGTGATTTTGTTTTTTGGACGATTTGATGAAAAAGTGAAAAATTTTACATTGATGCTGGAAGCTTTTTTACAATCTGAAGTTTTTCTAAAAGGCTTTCGACTGCATCTTTTAGGAGATGGAAATGATTTAGAATTTATACAGCAAAAAATTAAAGATCTAGATTTAAGTAATTACGTTTCTATTTTTCCTTTCAAGCAAAATCCGTTTGATGAAGTTCGCAAAGCTAAATTTACTATTCTAACAAGTTATTACGAAGGTTTTCCGCTTTCGATTGTAGAGTCGCTGGCTCTAGGAACTCCTGTTGTAGCTGTCGATTGCAATTCGGGTCCTAGAGAAATTATTCAGAATGAAATTAATGGCTTACTAGTTGAAAACAACAATGTTAAAGCTTTATCCGAAGCCATAAAACGGTTTGCAGATGATAGCGAATTGTACCATTTTTGCAAAAACAATGCAGCAGAAAGTGTAAAACATTTATCGCTGAGAAATATTGCTAAACAATGGAAAAACCTTCTAATTAATCAAAAATGA
- a CDS encoding glycosyltransferase family 2 protein, whose product MLSILIPVYNYSIFSLVETLHKQVLECNIPFEIICLDDASQDFLIENQRINKFTNVSYSVLQKNIGRSAIRNLLAEKAVYDDLLFLDADTFPVHENFVLSYISQINNSEKVVYGGILYQNIKPPKNELLRWIYGIRREALKVSDRNKNTYLSFLSLNFLIKKSVFSKVRFNESIPNLRHEDTLFSFELKQKQIEVIHIENPVYHLGIEDSKTFLRKSEEAVLGLKNLVESDLIAQDYVKLSYYFQTIKKYGLKNIIAFTFRIFKPLFINQLLSKNPSLFLFDLYRLGYYCSLKTH is encoded by the coding sequence ATGCTTTCGATTTTAATTCCGGTTTACAATTATTCTATTTTTTCGCTTGTAGAAACGCTGCACAAACAAGTTTTGGAATGTAATATTCCTTTTGAAATTATTTGTTTAGATGATGCATCGCAGGATTTTTTAATTGAAAACCAAAGAATTAATAAATTCACAAACGTCTCTTACAGCGTTTTGCAAAAGAATATTGGACGAAGCGCGATTCGGAATTTATTAGCCGAAAAAGCGGTTTACGATGATTTACTTTTTCTTGACGCCGATACTTTTCCTGTGCATGAAAATTTTGTTTTGAGTTACATTTCACAAATTAATAACAGCGAAAAAGTAGTTTATGGAGGTATTTTATATCAAAACATAAAACCGCCGAAAAATGAACTGCTGCGCTGGATTTACGGAATAAGAAGAGAAGCGTTAAAAGTCTCTGACCGAAATAAAAACACTTATTTGTCTTTTTTGAGCTTGAATTTTTTAATCAAAAAAAGTGTTTTTTCAAAAGTTCGTTTTAATGAAAGTATTCCAAATCTTAGACATGAAGACACTTTGTTTTCTTTTGAATTAAAGCAGAAACAAATAGAAGTAATTCATATCGAAAATCCAGTTTATCATTTAGGAATTGAAGATAGTAAAACCTTTTTAAGAAAATCTGAAGAAGCCGTTTTAGGTTTAAAAAACTTAGTCGAATCTGATTTAATTGCTCAAGATTATGTCAAGTTATCTTATTATTTTCAAACTATTAAAAAATATGGTTTAAAAAACATAATTGCTTTTACTTTCAGAATTTTCAAACCTTTATTTATCAATCAGTTATTAAGCAAAAACCCATCTCTTTTTCTTTTTGACCTTTACAGACTGGGTTATTACTGCTCTTTAAAAACACATTGA
- a CDS encoding DegT/DnrJ/EryC1/StrS family aminotransferase, producing MIPFLDLKKINEPYETAFQEKLKTVLHNGWYILGKEVEMFERKFAEYCQSKYCIGVGNGLDALILIFKGYIELGKLQKGDEVIVPANTYIASILSILQADLVPVLVEPKLETFNINPDLIEEKITSKTKAILAVHLYGQLSEMDKINKIAGKYNLIVVEDAAQSHGAENNIKSKIDPEASGLKSAVAFSFYPGKNLGCLGDGGAITTNDAELAKVLFSLRNYGSEQKYHNEYIGINSRLDELQAGFLNLKLPNLNADNEKRRKIAKRYLSEIKNDKIKLPFWDFSNNHVFHLFVIRTENRNDLQNYLVQNNIQTLIHYPIPPHKQKAFFSETFGWNNLSFPVTEKIHNEVLSLPMSPVLTESEVDFIIEILNQY from the coding sequence GTGATACCATTTTTAGACCTAAAAAAAATCAACGAACCTTATGAAACTGCTTTTCAGGAAAAACTGAAAACTGTTTTACATAACGGCTGGTATATTTTAGGGAAAGAAGTGGAAATGTTTGAAAGAAAATTTGCCGAATACTGCCAATCTAAATACTGCATTGGAGTCGGAAATGGTTTAGATGCTTTAATTCTGATTTTTAAAGGTTATATAGAACTCGGGAAACTTCAAAAAGGAGACGAAGTTATCGTTCCGGCAAATACTTATATAGCGAGTATTTTGTCCATTTTGCAAGCCGATTTAGTCCCAGTTTTGGTGGAGCCTAAATTAGAAACTTTCAATATAAATCCAGATTTAATAGAGGAAAAAATAACCTCAAAAACAAAAGCCATTTTGGCTGTTCATTTATACGGGCAGCTATCGGAAATGGATAAAATAAATAAAATTGCAGGAAAATATAATCTTATTGTTGTAGAAGATGCGGCGCAATCTCACGGAGCAGAAAACAATATAAAATCTAAAATCGATCCAGAGGCTTCGGGACTTAAATCAGCAGTCGCTTTTAGTTTTTATCCAGGAAAAAACCTTGGCTGTTTAGGCGACGGCGGTGCAATAACAACAAATGATGCTGAACTGGCGAAAGTGCTTTTTTCGCTTCGAAATTACGGCTCTGAGCAAAAATATCACAACGAATATATTGGCATTAATTCGAGATTAGATGAACTTCAAGCTGGATTTTTAAATTTGAAGCTTCCTAATTTAAATGCTGATAATGAAAAAAGAAGAAAGATTGCAAAACGCTATTTGTCTGAAATTAAAAATGATAAAATAAAATTGCCATTTTGGGATTTTTCAAATAATCATGTTTTCCATTTATTTGTTATTCGGACAGAAAATAGAAACGATTTACAGAATTATTTGGTCCAAAATAATATTCAAACATTAATTCATTATCCAATTCCGCCCCACAAACAAAAAGCTTTTTTTTCCGAAACTTTTGGATGGAATAATTTATCATTTCCTGTAACAGAAAAGATTCATAATGAAGTTTTAAGCTTGCCAATGAGTCCCGTTTTAACAGAATCTGAGGTTGATTTTATAATTGAAATTCTAAATCAATATTAA
- a CDS encoding glycosyltransferase family 2 protein, with the protein MAFFSIIIPLYNKENFIESTIQSILNQTFQDFEIIIINDGSTDKSEEKVLGFKNSKIHYFFQENKGASETRNFGITKASAAYITFLDADDYWYPDFLSVMFEKINQFPKHKIFTGAIEIETPKNTIPALYSIEKTNESEIVNYFKASLKQSVICTSCAVFHKSIFDEIGLFDPKIKSGQDTDLWIRMGLVYPVLFSWQILARYVYDDKSLSKNDAFLTAKMDFTKFLEAEKSNPDLKLFLDLNRFSLAVKSKTASNKTLFNYYYNGIDLDNLSLKKRFLLMLPSFLLRILIEVKLKSAEMGIGSSVFK; encoded by the coding sequence ATGGCTTTTTTCTCTATAATAATTCCGCTGTACAACAAAGAAAATTTTATCGAAAGTACGATACAAAGCATTTTGAATCAGACTTTTCAGGATTTTGAAATTATTATAATCAACGACGGATCAACAGATAAAAGCGAAGAAAAAGTTTTGGGATTTAAAAACTCTAAAATTCACTATTTTTTTCAAGAAAATAAAGGCGCTTCTGAAACTCGTAATTTTGGAATTACAAAAGCATCGGCCGCTTATATCACTTTTTTGGATGCTGATGATTATTGGTATCCTGATTTCTTGAGCGTTATGTTTGAGAAGATAAACCAATTTCCAAAACATAAAATATTTACTGGAGCGATTGAGATTGAAACTCCTAAAAACACAATTCCAGCTCTGTATTCTATTGAAAAAACAAACGAATCTGAAATTGTAAATTACTTTAAAGCAAGTTTAAAACAATCTGTTATTTGTACTTCTTGTGCTGTTTTTCACAAAAGTATTTTTGACGAAATTGGATTGTTTGACCCCAAAATAAAAAGCGGTCAGGACACCGATTTATGGATTAGAATGGGACTTGTTTATCCTGTATTATTTTCATGGCAAATTCTCGCAAGATACGTTTATGATGATAAAAGTTTATCTAAAAACGATGCGTTTTTAACTGCTAAAATGGATTTCACTAAATTTTTAGAAGCTGAAAAATCAAATCCTGACTTGAAGCTTTTTTTGGATTTGAACCGTTTTTCGCTCGCTGTTAAAAGTAAAACAGCCTCAAATAAAACACTTTTTAATTATTATTACAATGGAATTGATTTGGATAATCTAAGCTTAAAAAAGAGATTTTTATTAATGCTTCCTTCTTTTTTACTGCGAATATTAATCGAAGTAAAACTAAAATCAGCAGAAATGGGAATAGGTTCATCTGTTTTTAAATAA
- a CDS encoding glycosyltransferase: protein MKVLLVGEYSHLHNSLKDGLQKLGHDVFIIGQNDGFKNFPVDFPIQKKWDSGFLKKVKIAVYKLSGFDISSYLTYRQFLKFEKKCSGFDVVQLINENSFHCTYYFEKKIISSLLKNNQKLYLLSSGYDYLNVKYCFENPDFKSVIPLYQNHKIDQKSFANVLKFRKKEFFKLHQYIYENCNGIIASDLDYHLPLKGTGKYLGMIPNPINTDKLQFQPLKIIGKIIIFHGINNDNYLKKGNDYFEKALEIIERKYDSKVEIITVRSVPYSEYINLYNRSHILLDQIYGYDQGYNALESMAKGKVVFTNAETEFTEYYNLTEKVCINAIPDVDYLVNELSFLIENPEKITAIGKHARDFIEEHHNYINIAQKYVQKWNEN, encoded by the coding sequence ATGAAAGTTTTACTGGTAGGCGAATACAGTCATTTGCACAATTCTTTGAAAGATGGTTTGCAAAAATTAGGACATGATGTTTTTATTATTGGTCAAAATGACGGTTTTAAAAACTTTCCAGTCGACTTTCCTATTCAGAAAAAATGGGATTCTGGTTTTTTAAAAAAAGTAAAAATTGCAGTTTATAAACTTTCTGGATTCGACATTAGTTCTTATTTGACATACCGCCAATTTTTAAAATTCGAAAAAAAATGTTCAGGGTTTGATGTCGTGCAGTTAATTAACGAAAACAGTTTTCATTGCACGTATTATTTCGAGAAGAAGATCATTTCGAGCCTTTTAAAAAACAACCAAAAATTATATTTGTTAAGTTCTGGGTACGATTATTTAAATGTAAAATATTGCTTTGAAAACCCTGATTTTAAATCTGTAATTCCGTTATATCAGAATCATAAAATTGATCAAAAATCATTTGCTAATGTTTTGAAATTCCGCAAGAAAGAGTTCTTCAAACTGCATCAATATATTTACGAAAACTGTAATGGCATTATTGCTTCAGATTTAGATTATCATCTTCCTCTTAAAGGAACCGGTAAATATTTAGGGATGATTCCAAACCCAATAAATACCGACAAGCTTCAATTTCAACCTCTTAAAATCATCGGTAAAATCATTATTTTTCATGGAATCAACAATGATAATTATTTAAAAAAAGGAAATGATTATTTTGAAAAAGCTTTAGAAATAATAGAAAGAAAGTACGATTCTAAAGTTGAAATAATTACGGTTCGAAGTGTTCCATATTCAGAATACATTAATCTTTACAATCGTTCCCATATCTTATTAGATCAAATTTATGGATACGATCAGGGCTACAATGCTTTGGAATCAATGGCAAAAGGAAAAGTGGTTTTTACTAATGCCGAAACTGAGTTTACAGAATATTACAATCTTACTGAAAAAGTATGTATAAACGCTATTCCTGACGTAGATTATTTAGTAAATGAATTGTCTTTTTTAATTGAAAATCCTGAAAAAATTACAGCAATAGGAAAACACGCCAGAGACTTTATAGAAGAACATCATAATTATATAAATATTGCACAAAAATACGTGCAGAAATGGAACGAAAATTAA
- a CDS encoding O-antigen translocase yields MNFYKKIGQTSLFKITSLNSFSVVLKIGIGLITSKILAVFVGPSGMALVGNLRNFLTSLENISTLGFQNGIVKYTAENEKNKVELQKITTTVIVALLITAVFLGSILFFSASYWNTQIFGNSTEYLMVFRVLALALPCYAVSIFFVALINGLGKFQKVIWINIIGNTIGLLVSLFLILQFQTNGALLAIVIAPALLFFVTFYLVQKEINFFQMVKLDLFDFKIIKNLSSYSLMALVSSVLGPFVFLAIRNHIIQNLGIEQAGYWETMTRISSYYLLFVSTILTVYFLPKLAKASTNQETKSIFWQFYKFILPVFILGLIFLYSIRFFVVRLLFSKEFLPVADLFLWQFLGDVFKVCALILGYQFFAKKLTSAFILTELFSLFILYTASVYYIQIFQIEGVVIAYAFQNLCYLIILAIYFRKSLF; encoded by the coding sequence TTGAATTTTTATAAAAAAATAGGTCAAACCAGTTTGTTTAAGATTACTTCTTTAAACAGTTTCAGCGTTGTTTTAAAAATCGGAATTGGTTTAATTACTTCAAAAATACTTGCCGTTTTTGTCGGACCAAGCGGCATGGCTTTGGTTGGAAATCTTCGTAATTTTTTAACTTCATTAGAAAATATTTCCACTTTAGGATTTCAAAATGGCATCGTAAAATACACAGCCGAAAATGAAAAAAATAAAGTTGAACTTCAAAAAATTACAACTACCGTTATTGTAGCTTTATTGATTACTGCCGTTTTTTTAGGTAGTATTTTATTTTTTTCAGCCTCGTATTGGAATACTCAAATTTTTGGAAACAGTACAGAATATCTGATGGTTTTCAGAGTGCTGGCTTTGGCTTTGCCTTGCTATGCCGTTTCCATTTTTTTTGTCGCTTTAATCAATGGTTTAGGAAAATTTCAGAAAGTAATCTGGATCAATATCATCGGAAACACAATTGGCTTATTGGTTTCTCTCTTTTTGATTTTACAATTTCAAACAAATGGTGCATTATTAGCAATTGTAATTGCGCCGGCGTTGTTATTTTTTGTTACGTTTTATCTCGTTCAAAAAGAAATCAACTTTTTTCAAATGGTAAAACTTGATTTATTTGACTTTAAAATCATAAAAAATCTTTCCTCGTATTCCTTGATGGCATTGGTTTCTTCGGTTCTGGGACCATTTGTTTTTCTGGCAATTCGAAATCATATCATTCAGAATTTAGGAATTGAACAAGCAGGTTATTGGGAAACTATGACGAGAATTTCATCTTATTACCTCTTATTTGTCAGCACTATTTTGACCGTTTATTTTTTGCCAAAACTAGCAAAAGCATCAACTAACCAAGAAACTAAAAGTATTTTTTGGCAGTTTTATAAATTCATTCTTCCTGTTTTTATTCTAGGACTGATTTTTCTTTATTCCATAAGGTTTTTTGTAGTAAGACTTCTTTTTAGCAAAGAATTTCTGCCTGTCGCAGATTTGTTTTTGTGGCAGTTTTTGGGAGATGTTTTTAAAGTCTGCGCCTTGATTTTAGGCTATCAGTTTTTTGCAAAAAAATTGACTTCGGCTTTTATACTTACAGAATTATTTTCTTTATTTATTCTGTATACGGCTAGTGTTTATTATATTCAAATATTTCAAATAGAGGGAGTTGTAATAGCTTACGCTTTCCAGAATTTATGTTATTTGATAATCCTTGCGATCTATTTTAGGAAAAGTTTGTTTTAA